Proteins encoded by one window of Pristiophorus japonicus isolate sPriJap1 chromosome 17, sPriJap1.hap1, whole genome shotgun sequence:
- the LOC139227751 gene encoding ligand-dependent nuclear receptor-interacting factor 1-like isoform X1, which produces MSNMQTLVLQSTDSSDNTPCYRYRSSEQMLPNPRFHSSDAVTISSVGQSISGCMYRIVQTTSLDGKNLLKLIPLSNIPGHYIPAVPLPVTVPVSVSVPISVPVSTGSMPSKVNVSTLIHVATQPKTTACSAPTACIPVLQQTNTGRFVITALEGSASHSMMPPVNPSHENIFTAPAVASLQCPSLTAVALPGLPRQGTEVSPSLATDQAAYNLTTVALQGPAVQKTQASSTLTMGQKAYNLRTVTLSPAVPVQRAQASPTLAPEQMAYNLTAVTLSGSAAQKTQASPTLPMDQQAYNLTTVTLPGIPVQKAQASPTSAMEPKTYMLLKSPVLPFGHHLQIPANAEVKSVPASSLPLAIQQKILATAASNLASLPESTTPSPTVIYVCPVKTVKTMQKRLPNILPKNIVQLATALTSGDSPVPGTAALTAVASATALSNGEQAQLQDSPMKWVVQKNPQSFPRCLIPVKSSNNLASKILKSLADQQHAESDTTNLIPSPSTVTTEMGPDVFSPFKENALVMYNGKVYLVVQKNSGVHSPCPESVSASVTHTEKESTSSADLSQNLLTKIKEEPEDPSLEPVEQNENQFLSRSADACRMADSVQNASDQHKAQGIPGILHEHTEQICGTTREETDEQLLKKAGIRTNLRICLTRISPKELEQWERSNSPAGSESRESSHHPTEKMDNLETDAISKETQVNLMLPVVKKEEPIEAEYYAYHTKEIEIKLESKSAEKRKLESINCSVTVKKQRLKRSISNWETEHAYSCLPVCNTEAPTNGAEATSHIDSHCGQEAFTSSPEPGSPPEDCSMKECSPMMTPDTGTDTVHNPSAVSTIPVPEPSTSSPSMGHSPIAEISATCGYSPLPELGMDEATRDEKIKRLKEILKEKEAVLEAIRKKMIKAKAAVKRKAECNKCPSTNKKQRFKKWILNRESEHAYSCLPGDNTDGTAHTSPRCGDEPFKTSSVPGDRTVTPSSHLMSRSTVTESEPGTSSVSKEYLATAEILPSSSLDKTTRDEKIRRLKEILKEKEAALETIRSRKVSAPL; this is translated from the exons catTTCAGGATGCATGTATCGGATTGTGCAGACTACAAGTCTGGATGGGAAGAACCTCctgaaactaatcccactttccaacatcCCTGGACATTACATCCCAGCTGTTCCTCTTCCTGTGACTGTTCCCGTTTCTGTTTCTGTTCCCATTTCTGTTCCTGTTTCCACTGGTAGTATGCCTTCCAAAGTGAATGTGTCCACCCTGATCCATGTTGCAACGCAACCTAAAACAACAGCTTGCAGTGCTCCAACAGCTTGTATTCCCGTGTTGCAGCAAACCAACACAGGAAGGTTTGTAATAACAGCGCTTGAAGGATCAGCCAGTCACAGTATGATGCCTCCAGTCAATCCTTCACATGAAAACATATTTACAGCACCAGCAGTTGCATCTTTGCAATGCCCTAGTCTAACAGCAGTTGCTTTGCCTGGGTTACCGAGGCAGGGGACCGAAGTATCTCCCTCTTTAGCTACAGACCAAGCGGCTTATAATCTAACAACAGTTGCTTTGCAAGGTCCAGCTGTACAGAAAACCCAAGCATCTTCAACTTTGACTATGGGCCAAAAGGCTTATAACCTAAGAACAGTTACTTTATCACCTGCTGTACCAGTGCAGAGGGCCCAAGCATCTCCCACATTGGCTCCAGAACAAATGGCTTATAATCTGACAGCAGTTACTTTGTCTGGTTCAGCTGCACAGAAAACCCAAGCATCTCCAACTTTGCCTATGGACCAACAGGCTTATAATTTAACAACAGTTACTTTACCTGGTATACCAGTGCAAAAGGCCCAAGCATCTCCCACTTCGGCTATGGAGCCGAAGACTTACATGCTTTTAAAGTCTCCAGTGTTGCCCTTTGGCCATCATCTTCAGATCCCTGCAAATGCAGAAGTCAAATCTGTTCCTGCATCTTCACTGCCCCTTGCTATCCAGCAGAAGATACTGGCTACTGCAGCATCCAACCTTGCGAGTCTGCCTGAATCTACTACACCATCTCCGACTGTCATTTACGTTTGCCCAGTGAAAACTGTGAAGACCATGCAGAAGCGTCTCCCAAACATTCTCCCCAAGAACATTGTGCAGCTGGCCACAGCCCTCACCTCTGGTGACAGCCCTGTTCCAGGCACGGCAGCACTTACTGCTGTTGCCAGTGCTACAGCACTTTCTAATGGCGAGCAGGCCCAGTTGCAGGACAGTCCGATGAAATGGGTCGTGCAGAAGAATCCCCAGTCTTTTCCGCGCTGCCTTATTCCGGTTAAATCGTCCAATAACTTGGCCTCGAAGATCTTAAAGAGCCTGGCTGATCAGCAGCACGCGGAAAGCGACACAACAAACCTGATACCATCGCCATCAACTGTAACGACAGAAATGGGGCCCGACGTTTTTTCTCCATTCAAGGAGAATGCCCTGGTTATGTACAACGGTAAAGTCTACCTAGTCGTCCAGAAGAACAGTGGAGTGCACAGTCCATGCCCAGAGAGTGTCTCAGCCTCTGTGACTCATACAGAGAAAGAGAGCACCTCGTCTGCCGATTTATCACAGAATTTACTAACCAAAATCAAAGAGGAACCAGAGGATCCTTCTCTTGAACCTGTCGAGCAGAATGAGAACCAATTCTTAAGTCGGTCCGCAGACGCCTGTAGAATGGCAGACAGTGTCCAAAATGCCAGTGACCAGCACAAGGCTCAGGGTATACCAGGCATTCTGCACGAG CATACGGAGCAGATTTGTGGGACTACTAGAGAGGAAACCGATGAGCAGTTACTGAAGAAGGCAGGAATTCGCACCAATCTTCGAATCTGCCTGACCAGAATATCCCCaaaagagctggagcagtgggAGAGAAGCAATTCCCCTGCAGGCTCGGAGTCACGAGAGTCATCCCATCATCCGACCGAGAAAATGGATAACTTAGAGACTGATGCAATTAGTAAAGAGACACAAGTGAATTTAATGCTTCCAGTTGTTAAAAAGGAGGAACCCATAGAGGCAGAATATTACGCATACCATACAAAGGAGATAGAG aTTAAACTTGAGTCCAAATCAGCAGAGAAGAGAAAACTAGAAAGTATTAACTGTTCGGTGACAGTTAAGAAACAACGCCTAAAAAGGTCCATTTCAAACTGGGAAACTGAGCATGCTTACAGCTGCCTTCCTGTCTGCAATACGGAAGCACCTACCAACGGTGCAGAAGCAACCTCCCACATCGACTCTCATTGTGGACAGGAGGCGTTCACCAGCTCACCTGAGCCCGGCTCACCGCCGGAGGACTGCTCGATGAAGGAATGCTCCCCCATGATGACTCCCGACACTGGGACAGATACTGTGCACAACCCCTCAGCTGTCTCCACTATCCCTGTTCCTGAACCCAGCACCTCATCTCCCTCAATGGGACACTCCCCTATAGCTGAGATCAGTGCAACGTGCGGTTACTCTCCTCTCCCTGAGCTGGGTATGGATGAAGCTACTCGTGATGAGAAGATCAAGCGACTGAAGGAGATTCTGAAGGAGAAGGAAGCCGTGCTGGAGGCAATACGGAAGAAAATG ATCAAGGCCAAAGCGGCAGTGAAGAGAAAAGCGGAATGTAACAAGTGCCCATCGACAAATAAGAAACAACGTTTTAAAAAGTGGATTTTGAACAGGGAATCGGAGCACGCGTACAGCTGTCTCCCAGGAGATAATACTGATGGGACGGCCCACACCAGCCCTCGCTGTGGTGACGAGCCATTCAAAACTAGCTCAGTGCCCGGAGACAGAACGGTAACACCATCCTCCCATTTGATGTCTCGCAGCACTGTGACAGAGAGTGAGCCTGGCACTTCGTCTGTCTCCAAGGAGTACTTGGCTACGGCTGAGATCCTTCCTTCTTCAAGCTTGGACAAGACCACGCGTGATGAGAAAATAAGAAGGCTGAAGGAGATTCTGAAGGAGAAGGAGGCCGCTCTGGAGACAATACGGAGCAGAAAGGTTTCGGCACCTTTATAA
- the LOC139227751 gene encoding ligand-dependent nuclear receptor-interacting factor 1-like isoform X2 translates to MSNMQTLVLQSTDSSDNTPCISGCMYRIVQTTSLDGKNLLKLIPLSNIPGHYIPAVPLPVTVPVSVSVPISVPVSTGSMPSKVNVSTLIHVATQPKTTACSAPTACIPVLQQTNTGRFVITALEGSASHSMMPPVNPSHENIFTAPAVASLQCPSLTAVALPGLPRQGTEVSPSLATDQAAYNLTTVALQGPAVQKTQASSTLTMGQKAYNLRTVTLSPAVPVQRAQASPTLAPEQMAYNLTAVTLSGSAAQKTQASPTLPMDQQAYNLTTVTLPGIPVQKAQASPTSAMEPKTYMLLKSPVLPFGHHLQIPANAEVKSVPASSLPLAIQQKILATAASNLASLPESTTPSPTVIYVCPVKTVKTMQKRLPNILPKNIVQLATALTSGDSPVPGTAALTAVASATALSNGEQAQLQDSPMKWVVQKNPQSFPRCLIPVKSSNNLASKILKSLADQQHAESDTTNLIPSPSTVTTEMGPDVFSPFKENALVMYNGKVYLVVQKNSGVHSPCPESVSASVTHTEKESTSSADLSQNLLTKIKEEPEDPSLEPVEQNENQFLSRSADACRMADSVQNASDQHKAQGIPGILHEHTEQICGTTREETDEQLLKKAGIRTNLRICLTRISPKELEQWERSNSPAGSESRESSHHPTEKMDNLETDAISKETQVNLMLPVVKKEEPIEAEYYAYHTKEIEIKLESKSAEKRKLESINCSVTVKKQRLKRSISNWETEHAYSCLPVCNTEAPTNGAEATSHIDSHCGQEAFTSSPEPGSPPEDCSMKECSPMMTPDTGTDTVHNPSAVSTIPVPEPSTSSPSMGHSPIAEISATCGYSPLPELGMDEATRDEKIKRLKEILKEKEAVLEAIRKKMIKAKAAVKRKAECNKCPSTNKKQRFKKWILNRESEHAYSCLPGDNTDGTAHTSPRCGDEPFKTSSVPGDRTVTPSSHLMSRSTVTESEPGTSSVSKEYLATAEILPSSSLDKTTRDEKIRRLKEILKEKEAALETIRSRKVSAPL, encoded by the exons catTTCAGGATGCATGTATCGGATTGTGCAGACTACAAGTCTGGATGGGAAGAACCTCctgaaactaatcccactttccaacatcCCTGGACATTACATCCCAGCTGTTCCTCTTCCTGTGACTGTTCCCGTTTCTGTTTCTGTTCCCATTTCTGTTCCTGTTTCCACTGGTAGTATGCCTTCCAAAGTGAATGTGTCCACCCTGATCCATGTTGCAACGCAACCTAAAACAACAGCTTGCAGTGCTCCAACAGCTTGTATTCCCGTGTTGCAGCAAACCAACACAGGAAGGTTTGTAATAACAGCGCTTGAAGGATCAGCCAGTCACAGTATGATGCCTCCAGTCAATCCTTCACATGAAAACATATTTACAGCACCAGCAGTTGCATCTTTGCAATGCCCTAGTCTAACAGCAGTTGCTTTGCCTGGGTTACCGAGGCAGGGGACCGAAGTATCTCCCTCTTTAGCTACAGACCAAGCGGCTTATAATCTAACAACAGTTGCTTTGCAAGGTCCAGCTGTACAGAAAACCCAAGCATCTTCAACTTTGACTATGGGCCAAAAGGCTTATAACCTAAGAACAGTTACTTTATCACCTGCTGTACCAGTGCAGAGGGCCCAAGCATCTCCCACATTGGCTCCAGAACAAATGGCTTATAATCTGACAGCAGTTACTTTGTCTGGTTCAGCTGCACAGAAAACCCAAGCATCTCCAACTTTGCCTATGGACCAACAGGCTTATAATTTAACAACAGTTACTTTACCTGGTATACCAGTGCAAAAGGCCCAAGCATCTCCCACTTCGGCTATGGAGCCGAAGACTTACATGCTTTTAAAGTCTCCAGTGTTGCCCTTTGGCCATCATCTTCAGATCCCTGCAAATGCAGAAGTCAAATCTGTTCCTGCATCTTCACTGCCCCTTGCTATCCAGCAGAAGATACTGGCTACTGCAGCATCCAACCTTGCGAGTCTGCCTGAATCTACTACACCATCTCCGACTGTCATTTACGTTTGCCCAGTGAAAACTGTGAAGACCATGCAGAAGCGTCTCCCAAACATTCTCCCCAAGAACATTGTGCAGCTGGCCACAGCCCTCACCTCTGGTGACAGCCCTGTTCCAGGCACGGCAGCACTTACTGCTGTTGCCAGTGCTACAGCACTTTCTAATGGCGAGCAGGCCCAGTTGCAGGACAGTCCGATGAAATGGGTCGTGCAGAAGAATCCCCAGTCTTTTCCGCGCTGCCTTATTCCGGTTAAATCGTCCAATAACTTGGCCTCGAAGATCTTAAAGAGCCTGGCTGATCAGCAGCACGCGGAAAGCGACACAACAAACCTGATACCATCGCCATCAACTGTAACGACAGAAATGGGGCCCGACGTTTTTTCTCCATTCAAGGAGAATGCCCTGGTTATGTACAACGGTAAAGTCTACCTAGTCGTCCAGAAGAACAGTGGAGTGCACAGTCCATGCCCAGAGAGTGTCTCAGCCTCTGTGACTCATACAGAGAAAGAGAGCACCTCGTCTGCCGATTTATCACAGAATTTACTAACCAAAATCAAAGAGGAACCAGAGGATCCTTCTCTTGAACCTGTCGAGCAGAATGAGAACCAATTCTTAAGTCGGTCCGCAGACGCCTGTAGAATGGCAGACAGTGTCCAAAATGCCAGTGACCAGCACAAGGCTCAGGGTATACCAGGCATTCTGCACGAG CATACGGAGCAGATTTGTGGGACTACTAGAGAGGAAACCGATGAGCAGTTACTGAAGAAGGCAGGAATTCGCACCAATCTTCGAATCTGCCTGACCAGAATATCCCCaaaagagctggagcagtgggAGAGAAGCAATTCCCCTGCAGGCTCGGAGTCACGAGAGTCATCCCATCATCCGACCGAGAAAATGGATAACTTAGAGACTGATGCAATTAGTAAAGAGACACAAGTGAATTTAATGCTTCCAGTTGTTAAAAAGGAGGAACCCATAGAGGCAGAATATTACGCATACCATACAAAGGAGATAGAG aTTAAACTTGAGTCCAAATCAGCAGAGAAGAGAAAACTAGAAAGTATTAACTGTTCGGTGACAGTTAAGAAACAACGCCTAAAAAGGTCCATTTCAAACTGGGAAACTGAGCATGCTTACAGCTGCCTTCCTGTCTGCAATACGGAAGCACCTACCAACGGTGCAGAAGCAACCTCCCACATCGACTCTCATTGTGGACAGGAGGCGTTCACCAGCTCACCTGAGCCCGGCTCACCGCCGGAGGACTGCTCGATGAAGGAATGCTCCCCCATGATGACTCCCGACACTGGGACAGATACTGTGCACAACCCCTCAGCTGTCTCCACTATCCCTGTTCCTGAACCCAGCACCTCATCTCCCTCAATGGGACACTCCCCTATAGCTGAGATCAGTGCAACGTGCGGTTACTCTCCTCTCCCTGAGCTGGGTATGGATGAAGCTACTCGTGATGAGAAGATCAAGCGACTGAAGGAGATTCTGAAGGAGAAGGAAGCCGTGCTGGAGGCAATACGGAAGAAAATG ATCAAGGCCAAAGCGGCAGTGAAGAGAAAAGCGGAATGTAACAAGTGCCCATCGACAAATAAGAAACAACGTTTTAAAAAGTGGATTTTGAACAGGGAATCGGAGCACGCGTACAGCTGTCTCCCAGGAGATAATACTGATGGGACGGCCCACACCAGCCCTCGCTGTGGTGACGAGCCATTCAAAACTAGCTCAGTGCCCGGAGACAGAACGGTAACACCATCCTCCCATTTGATGTCTCGCAGCACTGTGACAGAGAGTGAGCCTGGCACTTCGTCTGTCTCCAAGGAGTACTTGGCTACGGCTGAGATCCTTCCTTCTTCAAGCTTGGACAAGACCACGCGTGATGAGAAAATAAGAAGGCTGAAGGAGATTCTGAAGGAGAAGGAGGCCGCTCTGGAGACAATACGGAGCAGAAAGGTTTCGGCACCTTTATAA
- the LOC139227751 gene encoding ligand-dependent nuclear receptor-interacting factor 1-like isoform X3, with product MSNMQTLVLQSTDSSDNTPCYRYRSSEQMLPNPRFHSSDAVTISSVGQSISGCMYRIVQTTSLDGKNLLKLIPLSNIPGHYIPAVPLPVTVPVSVSVPISVPVSTGSMPSKVNVSTLIHVATQPKTTACSAPTACIPVLQQTNTGRFVITALEGSASHSMMPPVNPSHENIFTAPAVASLQCPSLTAVALPGLPRQGTEVSPSLATDQAAYNLTTVALQGPAVQKTQASSTLTMGQKAYNLRTVTLSPAVPVQRAQASPTLAPEQMAYNLTAVTLSGSAAQKTQASPTLPMDQQAYNLTTVTLPGIPVQKAQASPTSAMEPKTYMLLKSPVLPFGHHLQIPANAEVKSVPASSLPLAIQQKILATAASNLASLPESTTPSPTVIYVCPVKTVKTMQKRLPNILPKNIVQLATALTSGDSPVPGTAALTAVASATALSNGEQAQLQDSPMKWVVQKNPQSFPRCLIPVKSSNNLASKILKSLADQQHAESDTTNLIPSPSTVTTEMGPDVFSPFKENALVMYNGKVYLVVQKNSGVHSPCPESVSASVTHTEKESTSSADLSQNLLTKIKEEPEDPSLEPVEQNENQFLSRSADACRMADSVQNASDQHKAQGIPGILHEHTEQICGTTREETDEQLLKKAGIRTNLRICLTRISPKELEQWERSNSPAGSESRESSHHPTEKMDNLETDAISKETQVNLMLPVVKKEEPIEAEYYAYHTKEIEIKLESKSAEKRKLESINCSVTVKKQRLKRSISNWETEHAYSCLPVCNTEAPTNGAEATSHIDSHCGQEAFTSSPEPGSPPEDCSMKECSPMMTPDTGTDTVHNPSAVSTIPVPEPSTSSPSMGHSPIAEISATCGYSPLPELGMDEATRDEKIKRLKEILKEKEAVLEAIRKKMKLPRC from the exons catTTCAGGATGCATGTATCGGATTGTGCAGACTACAAGTCTGGATGGGAAGAACCTCctgaaactaatcccactttccaacatcCCTGGACATTACATCCCAGCTGTTCCTCTTCCTGTGACTGTTCCCGTTTCTGTTTCTGTTCCCATTTCTGTTCCTGTTTCCACTGGTAGTATGCCTTCCAAAGTGAATGTGTCCACCCTGATCCATGTTGCAACGCAACCTAAAACAACAGCTTGCAGTGCTCCAACAGCTTGTATTCCCGTGTTGCAGCAAACCAACACAGGAAGGTTTGTAATAACAGCGCTTGAAGGATCAGCCAGTCACAGTATGATGCCTCCAGTCAATCCTTCACATGAAAACATATTTACAGCACCAGCAGTTGCATCTTTGCAATGCCCTAGTCTAACAGCAGTTGCTTTGCCTGGGTTACCGAGGCAGGGGACCGAAGTATCTCCCTCTTTAGCTACAGACCAAGCGGCTTATAATCTAACAACAGTTGCTTTGCAAGGTCCAGCTGTACAGAAAACCCAAGCATCTTCAACTTTGACTATGGGCCAAAAGGCTTATAACCTAAGAACAGTTACTTTATCACCTGCTGTACCAGTGCAGAGGGCCCAAGCATCTCCCACATTGGCTCCAGAACAAATGGCTTATAATCTGACAGCAGTTACTTTGTCTGGTTCAGCTGCACAGAAAACCCAAGCATCTCCAACTTTGCCTATGGACCAACAGGCTTATAATTTAACAACAGTTACTTTACCTGGTATACCAGTGCAAAAGGCCCAAGCATCTCCCACTTCGGCTATGGAGCCGAAGACTTACATGCTTTTAAAGTCTCCAGTGTTGCCCTTTGGCCATCATCTTCAGATCCCTGCAAATGCAGAAGTCAAATCTGTTCCTGCATCTTCACTGCCCCTTGCTATCCAGCAGAAGATACTGGCTACTGCAGCATCCAACCTTGCGAGTCTGCCTGAATCTACTACACCATCTCCGACTGTCATTTACGTTTGCCCAGTGAAAACTGTGAAGACCATGCAGAAGCGTCTCCCAAACATTCTCCCCAAGAACATTGTGCAGCTGGCCACAGCCCTCACCTCTGGTGACAGCCCTGTTCCAGGCACGGCAGCACTTACTGCTGTTGCCAGTGCTACAGCACTTTCTAATGGCGAGCAGGCCCAGTTGCAGGACAGTCCGATGAAATGGGTCGTGCAGAAGAATCCCCAGTCTTTTCCGCGCTGCCTTATTCCGGTTAAATCGTCCAATAACTTGGCCTCGAAGATCTTAAAGAGCCTGGCTGATCAGCAGCACGCGGAAAGCGACACAACAAACCTGATACCATCGCCATCAACTGTAACGACAGAAATGGGGCCCGACGTTTTTTCTCCATTCAAGGAGAATGCCCTGGTTATGTACAACGGTAAAGTCTACCTAGTCGTCCAGAAGAACAGTGGAGTGCACAGTCCATGCCCAGAGAGTGTCTCAGCCTCTGTGACTCATACAGAGAAAGAGAGCACCTCGTCTGCCGATTTATCACAGAATTTACTAACCAAAATCAAAGAGGAACCAGAGGATCCTTCTCTTGAACCTGTCGAGCAGAATGAGAACCAATTCTTAAGTCGGTCCGCAGACGCCTGTAGAATGGCAGACAGTGTCCAAAATGCCAGTGACCAGCACAAGGCTCAGGGTATACCAGGCATTCTGCACGAG CATACGGAGCAGATTTGTGGGACTACTAGAGAGGAAACCGATGAGCAGTTACTGAAGAAGGCAGGAATTCGCACCAATCTTCGAATCTGCCTGACCAGAATATCCCCaaaagagctggagcagtgggAGAGAAGCAATTCCCCTGCAGGCTCGGAGTCACGAGAGTCATCCCATCATCCGACCGAGAAAATGGATAACTTAGAGACTGATGCAATTAGTAAAGAGACACAAGTGAATTTAATGCTTCCAGTTGTTAAAAAGGAGGAACCCATAGAGGCAGAATATTACGCATACCATACAAAGGAGATAGAG aTTAAACTTGAGTCCAAATCAGCAGAGAAGAGAAAACTAGAAAGTATTAACTGTTCGGTGACAGTTAAGAAACAACGCCTAAAAAGGTCCATTTCAAACTGGGAAACTGAGCATGCTTACAGCTGCCTTCCTGTCTGCAATACGGAAGCACCTACCAACGGTGCAGAAGCAACCTCCCACATCGACTCTCATTGTGGACAGGAGGCGTTCACCAGCTCACCTGAGCCCGGCTCACCGCCGGAGGACTGCTCGATGAAGGAATGCTCCCCCATGATGACTCCCGACACTGGGACAGATACTGTGCACAACCCCTCAGCTGTCTCCACTATCCCTGTTCCTGAACCCAGCACCTCATCTCCCTCAATGGGACACTCCCCTATAGCTGAGATCAGTGCAACGTGCGGTTACTCTCCTCTCCCTGAGCTGGGTATGGATGAAGCTACTCGTGATGAGAAGATCAAGCGACTGAAGGAGATTCTGAAGGAGAAGGAAGCCGTGCTGGAGGCAATACGGAAGAAAATG AAACTTCCAAGATGTTGA